Proteins encoded by one window of Cloeon dipterum chromosome 4, ieCloDipt1.1, whole genome shotgun sequence:
- the LOC135943699 gene encoding serine/threonine-protein phosphatase 6 regulatory ankyrin repeat subunit A-like: MNSSFMSVRDTSRFIEKTTTGLTPLMLAARDENLENCLALLLKIGESAEARTKFGVTLLHFAALNKGNGIKIVWHLINQEKLDSKLKDVDGEEAIFYAVRKGNFRVAQILLELREETSKNLLHFFIIQNRSDVAQIIHEWNPDLIKEVDSDRRNALHLAAQYADLSVCRWLIAEGIDVASTSCFGTALHRAPLNKNHGIELVRFFVSKKLNLNEKSELGFVPLDAALAAENIDIARELLRLGASLNIKDHNFLHYCVFLNKLKSAKFIHELDKRLVRGKDANERDALHLAAEFADLEMCRWLVETGVPVDSLNGERQTSVLHHVGYNSKHGTQLVGYFSDLGLDINKQDKYYCFPLNYALRKKNFDVAEEMLIYGADFYAMNDGVNTFHTCIMENNLEGILFVLSNEPGIINSLETNALHIAAAFADLKMCEWLCGKNFDALALSKGCKNTVLHFAAMNFKFGKSLVPFFVSKGVNVNKKNITSHSPFYFALKMENIAVAEELLKAGADMDIKPDLKDNVLQYCIHRFIEKTTTDLTLLMLAARDENLERCLFLLKKGESAEARTKFGVTLLHFAALNKENGVEIVWHFTNQEKLDVKQKDEDGEEAIFYAVRKGNFRVAQILLELREEGNKNLLHFFITQNRSDVAQIIHAWNPDLIKEVDSDRRNALHLAAQYADLSVCRWIIAEGIDVASKSCFGTVLHRAPLNKNHGMELVRFFVSKNLKLNEKSEFGSVPLDAALAAENIDIARELLRLGATLNIKDHNFLLHCVLLNKIKSAKFIHELDKNLIRGKDANERDALHIAAEVADLEMCRWLVEKGVPVDSLNGKSQTSVLHRVGYNSKHGTQLVKYFIDLGLDIDKKDHLEFTPLNYALGDKNFDVAEEMLKLGANFYAKNDGMNTFHTCILENNLEGVQFVLSKVPEIINSLGSEGTNALHIAAAFADLEMCQWLCGKNVDVLSLSEDWGNTVLHFASMNKKFGKSLVPFFVSKGVDVNEKNFFSLSPLFVALKMENIAVAEELLKAGADLNTKQENGDNFLHSCARNNKLLSAKFVVGLNEGLVREPAFGGITALHMAAQTADLEFCKFLVEKGADVHAKDFLNRSVLVYVPEKNKEKRKYFLSLGIRN; this comes from the exons ATGAACTCATCGTTCATGAGCGTGCGGGACACAAGCCGCTTCATCGAAAAGACGACGACAGGTCTGACCCCGCTGATGCTCGCCGCCAGGGATGAGAATCTGGAAAACTGCCTCGCACTGCTCCTGAAAATTGGAGAAAGTGCTGAGGCGAGGACAAAATTCGGCGTGACGCTTCTTCACTTCGCGGCCTTAAACAAGGGAAACGGAATCAAAATCGTCTGGCATCTCATCAACCAGGAGAAACTAGATTCGAAGCTAAAGGACGTGGATGGCGAGGAAGCTATTTTCTACGCAGTCAGGAAGGGAAACTTCAGGGTGGCGCAGATCCTGCTCGAACTGCGAGAGGAGACAAGCAAAAatctcttgcatttttttataattcaaaatagatCTGACGTCGCTCAGATAATTCACGAGTGGAACCCGGATTTAATTAAGGAGGTCGATTCAGATAGGAGAAATGCCCTCCACCTGGCAGCCCAGTACGCCGACCTAAGTGTTTGCAGGTGGCTCATCGCCGAGGGCATCGACGTTGCGTCAACGAGCTGTTTCGGGACGGCCTTGCACCGCGCGccgttaaataaaaaccacggAATAGAATTAGTTCGGTTTTTCGTGTCAAAGAAGCTAAatctaaatgaaaaatcagagCTCGGATTCGTGCCTTTGGATGCAGCTCTTGCAGCGGAGAATATTGACATTGCTCGCGAGTTGCTCAGACTCGGCGCCTCTTTGAACATAAAAGaccacaattttttgcattattgcgTATTTCTCAACAAGCTTAAAAGCGCCAAGTTCATTCACGAATTAGATAAAAGGCTGGTCAGAGGCAAAGACGCGAACGAGCGAGATGCACTTCACTTAGCGGCGGAGTTTGCTGATCTAGAAATGTGCCGGTGGCTCGTGGAAACCGGCGTCCCAGTCGATTCTTTGAATGGAGAACGTCAAACCTCAGTTTTGCATCACGTCGGATACAATTCGAAGCACGGAACTCAGCTAGTGGGGTATTTTTCCGACTTGGGACTTGACATAAACAAGCAGGACAAATATTACTGCTTTCCTTTGAATTACGCtttgagaaagaaaaattttgacgTGGCAGAGGAAATGCTGATATATGGAGCCGATTTCTACGCGATGAACGATGGCGTGAACACTTTCCATACCTGCATAATGGAAAACAATTTAGAAGGCATCCTATTCGTGCTCTCAAATGAGCCAGGGATTATAAATTCTCTCGAGACGAATGCCCTTCACATCGCAGCGGCTTtcgcagatttaaaaatgtgcgaGTGGCTGTGCGGGAAGAACTTCGACGCGCTGGCCTTGAGTAAGGGGTGCAAAAATACGGTTCTCCATTTTGCCGCAATGAACTTTAAGTTTGGAAAATCGCTCGTCCCTTTTTTCGTTTCCAAGGGGGTGAATGTGAATAAGAAAAACATTACCTCACACTCACCCTTTTACTTTGCtcttaaaatggaaaacataGCCGTGGCTGAGGAATTGTTGAAGGCCGGTGCAGACATGGATATCAAACCTGATCTCAAGGACAATGTCCTGCAATACTGCATTC ACCGCTTTATAGAAAAGACGACGACAGATCTGACCCTTCTGATGCTCGCAGCTAGGGATGAGAACCTGGAACGCTGTCTCTTTCTCTTGAAAAAAGGAGAAAGTGCTGAAGCGAGGACAAAATTCGGCGTGACGCTTCTTCACTTCGCGGCCTTGAACAAGGAAAACGGAGTCGAAATCGTCTGGCACTTCACAAACCAAGAGAAACTAGACGTGAAGCAAAAGGACGAGGACGGCGAGGAAGCCATTTTCTACGCAGTCAGGAAGGGAAACTTCAGGGTTGCTCAGATCCTGCTCGAACTGCGAGAAGagggaaacaaaaatctcttgcatttttttattactcaaAACAGATCAGACGTCGCTCAGATAATTCACGCGTGGAACCCGGATTTAATTAAGGAGGTCGATTCAGATAGGAGAAATGCCCTCCACCTGGCAGCCCAGTACGCCGACCTGAGTGTCTGCAGGTGGATCATCGCCGAGGGCATCGACGTGGCGTCAAAGAGCTGTTTCGGGACGGTTTTGCACCGCGCAccgttaaataaaaaccatggAATGGAATTAGTTCGGTTTTTCGTCTCAAAGAACCTaaagttaaatgaaaaatcagagTTCGGATCTGTGCCTTTGGATGCAGCTCTTGCAGcggaaaatattgacattGCTCGCGAGTTGCTCAGACTCGGCGCCACTTTGAACATAAAGGaccacaattttttgctgcattgCGTATTGCTCAACAAGATTAAAAGCGCAAAGTTCATTCACGAATTAGATAAAAACCTGATCAGAGGCAAAGACGCGAACGAGCGAGATGCACTTCACATAGCGGCGGAGGTTGCTGATCTAGAAATGTGCCGGTGGCTCGTGGAAAAAGGCGTCCCAGTGGATtctttgaatggaaaaagTCAAACCTCAGTTTTGCATCGCGTCGGCTACAATTCGAAGCACGGAACTCAgctagttaaatattttatcgatttggGGCTTGACATCGACAAGAAGGACCACTTGGAATTCACGCCTTTAAATTACGCTTTGggagacaaaaattttgacgTGGCAGAGGAAATGCTGAAACTTGGAGCCAATTTCTACGCGAAGAACGATGGCATGAACACTTTCCACACCTGCATACTGGAGAACAATTTAGAAGGAGTCCAATTCGTGCTCTCGAAGGTgccagaaataataaattctttgGGGAGTGAAGGGACGAATGCCCTTCATATCGCAGCGGCTTTCGCAGATTTAGAAATGTGCCAGTGGTTGTGCGGAAAGAACGTCGACGTGCTGTCCCTGAGTGAGGACTGGGGAAACACTGTTCTCCACTTTGCctcaatgaacaaaaaatttggaaaatcactCGTCCCTTTTTTCGTTTCCAAGGGGGTGGATGTGAATGAGAaaaactttttctctctctcacccTTGTTCGTTGCtcttaaaatggaaaacattGCCGTGGCTGAGGAATTGCTGAAGGCTGGCGCAGACCTGAATACGAAACAGGAGAACGGCGACAATTTCCTGCACTCCTGCGCTCGTAATAATAAACTTTTGAGTGCCAAATTCGTGGTTGGATTAAATGAGGGGCTGGTCAGGGAGCCGGCCTTCGGAGGAATCACTGCCCTTCACATGGCGGCACAAACGGCGGATTTggagttttgcaaatttttggtcGAAAAAGGAGCCGATGTTCATGCCAAAGACTTTCTTAACCGTTCGGTTTTGGTTTATGTTCCGGAAAAGAACaaagaaaagaggaaatactTTCTGTCCTTgggaattagaaattaa